From Daucus carota subsp. sativus chromosome 6, DH1 v3.0, whole genome shotgun sequence, the proteins below share one genomic window:
- the LOC108227900 gene encoding GBF-interacting protein 1-like isoform X2, protein MVSSSSTSRIDGGPQILSAGVRKTIQSIKEIVGNHSDAEIYSTLKETNMDPNETAQKLLNQGPLFFLDPFHEVKRKRDKRKEVTMNVGHTASQQKKHSESLNQGSKHTAHSDHSVSGKGIIRNSLPDAKASREFRVVRDNRTNHKPSSKIKPPLQSQISSNELEVPKFANKSLNVTSNEQKQTVVRHLTKSSNGTTETQPRQPRVVQINNKKESLEDNRSAVIKPVTQIQTKSTNDSHLSATLSNNSVAGVYSSSSDPVHVPSPDSRPAANIGAIKREVGAVGVRRLSTEVSPKGSSPQSNSFPNTHLGRDGPSRDSYRSSASLSKSSHPSQAPVNDSTLKNIPVNRPSVNNQQVNRQHQSGGHQKVSSHSNKEWKPKSTQKQSTGPGVIGTPSKSASPPADALKNLETESTQLPSHVDISDNENVIIAPHIRVSATDRFRVTFGSVGTEFEPSRNPGFEAVKVAEEPLIDPSGSVSVATPDSSGDESSGSKQEDLRDENVRNSGSSSPASAAVSEQQLTSRIESSGPQDIDKGAEVELVRNNSQSHTPSQSQPHQDPSQLPIFSSYDPQSMYDIPYFRSSVDETARVQSLQFPQEAISSHTVNNIPSSTVAMVQQPQLAQMYPQVHLSHYANMMPYRQFLSPVYVPPMAVPAGYTSNPSYPHPSSGNSYLLMPGGSSHLPGSGVKYGIQQFKPVPTGSPTGFGNFTNPNGYPINAPTVSATGLEDSSRLKYKDVNLYVPNPQAETSEIWMNPRDLPTMQSGSYYNMTGQTPHAAYLPSHTSHASFNAAAQSSHIQFPGMYHTPQPAGIPSQHHPAVGGNVGVGLAAGGPAAQVNAFQQPQLGHMNWTGNF, encoded by the exons ATGGTGTCTTCTTCCTCAACTTCAAGAATTGATGGGGGCCCTCAAATACTGTCTGCTGGCGTGAGAAAAACAATCCAATCCATAAAAGAAATCGTGGGTAATCACTCTGATGCTGAAATTTATTCCACCCTTAAAGAGACTAATATGGATCCTAATGAAACTGCCCAGAAATTGCTCAATCAAGGTCCCCTTTTTTTTCTTG ATCCATTTCACGAGGTCAAAAGAAAAAGAGACAAGAGGAAAGAG GTTACAATGAACGTGGGGCATACTGCATCACAACAGAAAAAGCACAGTGAATCATTAAATCAAGGGAGCAAACACACTGCACATTCTGATCACAGTGTCAGTGGCAAAGGAATTATCCGGAATTCTTTGCCGG ATGCAAAGGCTAGCAGAGAGTTCCGTGTTGTGAGGGACAATAGGACTAATCATAAGCCAAGCAGCAAGATAAAGCCTCCCTTGCAAAGCCAAATATCTTCAAATGAACTAGAAGTCCCGAAGTTTGCCAATAAGAG CTTGAACGTGACTTCTAATGAGCAGAAACAGACAGTTGTGCGTCATCTAACTAAATCTTCAAATGGAACGACTGAGACACAGCCTAGGCAGCCAAGGGTTGTTCAGATTAATAATAAGAAAGAATCATTGGAGGATAATCGATCCGCAGTTATAAAGCCTGTTACACAGATTCAAACTAAGAGCACAAATGATTCCCATCTATCTGCAACTTTATCTAACAACTCTGTGGCAGGGGTATACTCTTCATCTTCTGATCCTGTACATGTACCTTCTCCTGATTCCAGACCAGCTGCTAACATTGGAGCAATTAAGCGTGAAGTTGGGGCTGTTGGTGTACGTCGTCTGTCTACAGAAGTTTCTCCCAAAGGTTCATCACCACAATCTAATTCTTTTCCTAATACACATTTGGGACGTGATGGTCCGTCAAGAGATTCATATCGATCTTCTGCTTCCCTGTCTAAAAGCAGCCATCCTAGTCAAGCTCCTGTTAATGACTCGACTTTGAAGAATATTCCAGTCAATAGGCCATCTGTTAATAATCAGCAGGTTAACAGACAGCATCAATCTGGTGGTCATCAAAAAG TTTCTTCACATTCTAACAAGGAGTGGAAACCTAAATCAACCCAAAAACAAAGCACCGGTCCTGGAGTTATTGGAACACCATCAAAATCTGCTTCCCCTCCTGCTGATGCCTTAAAGAATTTGGAAACAGAATCAACTCAGTTGCCATCACATGTAGACATCTCGGACAATGAGAATGTAATTATAGCTCCACATATACGAGTCTCCGCAACTGACAGGTTTCGAGTGACTTTTGGCAGTGTGGGTACAGAGTTTGAACCTTCCAGAAACCCGGGGTTCGAAGCAGTAAAAGTTGCAGAGGAGCCTTTGATTGATCCTTCAGGAAG TGTATCAGTTGCTACTCCTGACTCTTCTGGTGATGAATCTTCTGGAAGTAAGCAAGAAGACTTGAGAGATGAAAATGTTCGCAATTCTGGTAGCAGTTCCCCTGCGTCTGCAGCAGTATCTGAACAGCAATTGACCAGTAGGATAGAATCATCAGGTCCTCAGGATATAGACAAGGGGGCAGAGGTTGAATTGGTGCGTAATAACAGTCAGTCTCACACTCCATCTCAGTCACAACCACACCAGGATCCTTCCCAGTTACCAATATTTTCT TCATATGATCCCCAGAGTATGTATGACATTCCGTATTTTCGATCATCAGTCGATGAAACTGCAAGGGTGCAAAGTCTGCAGTTTCCTCAGGAG GCTATAAGCTCACATACAGTAAATAACATCCCATCATCTACGGTAGCCATGGTGCAACAGCCGCAGTTGGCGCAGATGTACCCGCAAGTTCATCTTTCTCATTATGCTAATATGATGCCATATCGTCAATTCCTCTCTCCAGTTTATGTTCCACCAATGGCTGTGCCAGCAGGCTATACTAGTAACCCTTCCTATCCTCATCCATCAAGCGGCAACAGTTACTTGCTGATGCCCGGAGGTAGCTCCCATCTGCCTGGAAGTGGGGTCAAGTATGGAATCCAGCAGTTCAAACCAGTCCCCACCGGCAGTCCAACTGGGTTTGGCAACTTCACTAATCCAAATGGTTATCCTATCAATGCTCCTACTGTTAGTGCGACAGGACTTGAAGACTCGTCTAGGCTGAAGTACAAAGATGTGAATCTTTATGTTCCAAATCCACAG GCTGAGACCTCTGAGATATGGATGAATCCGAGGGACCTACCTACTATGCAATCAGGTTCATACTACAATATGACTGGACAAACACCTCATGCTGCATACTTGCCATCCCATACCAGTCACGCCTCGTTTAATGCAGCAGCACAATCTTCTCACATTCAATTTCCAGGCATGTACCATACTCCACAACCTGCTGGAATCCCCAGTCAGCATCATCCTGCTGTGGGCGGTAATGTTGGAGTTGGATTGGCTGCAGGCGGGCCAGCAGCCCAAGTTAATGCCTTTCAGCAACCTCAGCTGGGCCACATGAATTGGACAGGGAACTTCTGA